One genomic segment of Sander lucioperca isolate FBNREF2018 chromosome 10, SLUC_FBN_1.2, whole genome shotgun sequence includes these proteins:
- the LOC116035320 gene encoding riboflavin transporter 2-like isoform X1: MILKPPSNRRTIKVSWWCWKHVRLCSHSHVKCSRDTEADYCIHLHFLIPASIMSLLTHALACLFGMGSWVAINGMWVELPLVVPQIPEGWYLPSYLTVIIQMANIGPLFITLMHRFRPGVLDERPVIYCIVGLGIVATFLLAFFWRHTVTIGGSLHSVPLLVLSFLLSVVDCTSSVTFLPFMMRLRPQYLTTYFAGEGLSGLVPALVALIQGVGVVHCQNATLAGAANTTGATMVGSGELQAIYQPAKFSAQVFFVFLSAMMVVCLVAFILLNHHPAVARERNNDLYFSGDLAPGKREQGLSLHTQTPEQKPMISSLEAVRREPRSSFGMGTYSNLEVVFIFVVLAWVNALTNAVLPSVQSYSCLPYGNKAYHLAATMAAVANPVACFIAMFVPIRSLIFMGFLAIIGTGFGTYIMAMAALSPCPLLVHSPSGTAVIVLTWILFVLTLSYVKVIIGVILRDEGHSALVWCGAVVQLGSMVGAVSMFPLVSVYGLFRSGDACNTKCPM, encoded by the exons ATGATTTTGAAACCCCCCTCCAATAGAAGGACAATCAAAGTGTCATGGTGGTGCTGGAAGCATGTGCGCCTGTGCAGCCACTCCCATGTCAAGTGCAGCAGAGACACGGAAGCAGATT ATTGCATACATCTACATTTCCTGATTCCTGCCTCCATCATGTCGCTGCTGACTCACGCGCTGGCGTGCCTGTTTGGTATGGGCTCCTGGGTGGCCATCAACGGGATGTGGGTGGAGCTGCCCCTGGTCGTACCGCAGATCCCAGAGGGCTGGTATCTGCCATCGTACCTCACAGTCATTATCCAAATGGCCAACATAGGTCCTCTCTTCATCACTTTGATGCACCGCTTCCGGCCAGGGGTGCTAGATGAGCGGCCGGTCATCTACTGCATTGTAGGGTTGGGGATCGTTGCTACATTCCTGCTGGCTTTCTTCTGGAGGCACACGGTGACAATAGGGGGTTCTTTGCACAGTGTGCCCCTGCTGGTGTTAAGCTTCCTGCTGTCTGTGGTGGACTGCACCTCCTCTGTTACCTTTCTGCCTTTCATGATGCGGCTGCGTCCACAGTACCTCACCACGTACTTCGCAGGTGAAGGCCTCAGTGGTCTGGTGCCCGCACTGGTGGCTCTGATTCAAGGTGTTGGTGTAGTCCACTGTCAGAATGCCACTTTGGCTGGTGCAGCCAACACAACAGGTGCCACTATGGTTGGCAGTGGAGAGTTACAAGCCATCTACCAGCCAGCTAAATTCTCTGCCCAGGTGTTCTTTGTGTTCCTCAGTGCCATGATGGTTGTGTGCCTTGTAGCCTTCATCCTACTCAACCATCACCCAGCTGTGGCGCGAGAGAGAAACAACGACCTGTACTTCAGTGGTGATCTGGCACCTGGGAAGAGAGAACAAGGTCTGTCCCTGCACACCCAGACACCAGAGCAGAAGCCTATGATCAGCTCTCTGGAAGCCGTCAGGAGGGAACCAAGGAGCTCTTTTGGTATGGGGACGTATAGTAATCTGGAGGTGGTGTTCATCTTTGTTGTACTGGCTTGGGTCAATGCTCTGACCAATGCAGTGCTGCCCTCGGTCCAGTCCTACTCCTGTCTGCCCTATGGGAACAAGGCCTACCATCTAGCTGCCACCATGGCAGCTGTTGCTAACCCAGTGGCCTGCTTCATCGCCATGTTTGTGCCTATTAG GTCTCTCATCTTCATGGGTTTCTTGGCTATAATTGGGACTGGATTTGGAACCTACATCATGGCCATGGCTGCTCTTAGTCCATGCCCCCTGCTGGTCCACAGTCCCTCCGGAACTGCAGTCATA GTGCTGACCTGGATCCTGTTTGTCCTGACTCTGTCCTACGTGAAGGTGATCATTGGGGTGATTCTGAGGGATGAGGGCCACAGTGCCCTTGTGTGGTGTGGAGCAGTAGTTCAGTTGGGCTCCATGGTTGGTGCTGTATCCATGTTCCCATTGGTCAGTGTATATGGACTGTTCAGGTCAGGTGATGCCTGCAACACCAAGTGTCCAATGTAG
- the LOC116035320 gene encoding riboflavin transporter 2-like isoform X2: MSLLTHALACLFGMGSWVAINGMWVELPLVVPQIPEGWYLPSYLTVIIQMANIGPLFITLMHRFRPGVLDERPVIYCIVGLGIVATFLLAFFWRHTVTIGGSLHSVPLLVLSFLLSVVDCTSSVTFLPFMMRLRPQYLTTYFAGEGLSGLVPALVALIQGVGVVHCQNATLAGAANTTGATMVGSGELQAIYQPAKFSAQVFFVFLSAMMVVCLVAFILLNHHPAVARERNNDLYFSGDLAPGKREQGLSLHTQTPEQKPMISSLEAVRREPRSSFGMGTYSNLEVVFIFVVLAWVNALTNAVLPSVQSYSCLPYGNKAYHLAATMAAVANPVACFIAMFVPIRSLIFMGFLAIIGTGFGTYIMAMAALSPCPLLVHSPSGTAVIVLTWILFVLTLSYVKVIIGVILRDEGHSALVWCGAVVQLGSMVGAVSMFPLVSVYGLFRSGDACNTKCPM; this comes from the exons ATGTCGCTGCTGACTCACGCGCTGGCGTGCCTGTTTGGTATGGGCTCCTGGGTGGCCATCAACGGGATGTGGGTGGAGCTGCCCCTGGTCGTACCGCAGATCCCAGAGGGCTGGTATCTGCCATCGTACCTCACAGTCATTATCCAAATGGCCAACATAGGTCCTCTCTTCATCACTTTGATGCACCGCTTCCGGCCAGGGGTGCTAGATGAGCGGCCGGTCATCTACTGCATTGTAGGGTTGGGGATCGTTGCTACATTCCTGCTGGCTTTCTTCTGGAGGCACACGGTGACAATAGGGGGTTCTTTGCACAGTGTGCCCCTGCTGGTGTTAAGCTTCCTGCTGTCTGTGGTGGACTGCACCTCCTCTGTTACCTTTCTGCCTTTCATGATGCGGCTGCGTCCACAGTACCTCACCACGTACTTCGCAGGTGAAGGCCTCAGTGGTCTGGTGCCCGCACTGGTGGCTCTGATTCAAGGTGTTGGTGTAGTCCACTGTCAGAATGCCACTTTGGCTGGTGCAGCCAACACAACAGGTGCCACTATGGTTGGCAGTGGAGAGTTACAAGCCATCTACCAGCCAGCTAAATTCTCTGCCCAGGTGTTCTTTGTGTTCCTCAGTGCCATGATGGTTGTGTGCCTTGTAGCCTTCATCCTACTCAACCATCACCCAGCTGTGGCGCGAGAGAGAAACAACGACCTGTACTTCAGTGGTGATCTGGCACCTGGGAAGAGAGAACAAGGTCTGTCCCTGCACACCCAGACACCAGAGCAGAAGCCTATGATCAGCTCTCTGGAAGCCGTCAGGAGGGAACCAAGGAGCTCTTTTGGTATGGGGACGTATAGTAATCTGGAGGTGGTGTTCATCTTTGTTGTACTGGCTTGGGTCAATGCTCTGACCAATGCAGTGCTGCCCTCGGTCCAGTCCTACTCCTGTCTGCCCTATGGGAACAAGGCCTACCATCTAGCTGCCACCATGGCAGCTGTTGCTAACCCAGTGGCCTGCTTCATCGCCATGTTTGTGCCTATTAG GTCTCTCATCTTCATGGGTTTCTTGGCTATAATTGGGACTGGATTTGGAACCTACATCATGGCCATGGCTGCTCTTAGTCCATGCCCCCTGCTGGTCCACAGTCCCTCCGGAACTGCAGTCATA GTGCTGACCTGGATCCTGTTTGTCCTGACTCTGTCCTACGTGAAGGTGATCATTGGGGTGATTCTGAGGGATGAGGGCCACAGTGCCCTTGTGTGGTGTGGAGCAGTAGTTCAGTTGGGCTCCATGGTTGGTGCTGTATCCATGTTCCCATTGGTCAGTGTATATGGACTGTTCAGGTCAGGTGATGCCTGCAACACCAAGTGTCCAATGTAG